From the Actinomadura luzonensis genome, the window GCCGTGTTCACGGCAGGCGCTCCGCTCGAACCATCTCGACCTCCTGGCCGACCCTGACGACGTCCCCGACGACGACGATCGCCGGCGGTCGTATCCCAGCCGCGGACACGCGGTCGGCCACGGTGGAAAGCGAAGCGCTGACCGCCCGCTGGGTCGGAAGGGTACCGTCCTGCACCACCATTACGGGAGTATCCGGCGAACGTCCGTCTCGAAGCAGCGCCTCGGCCACCTTCGCCAGCCGCTCGACGGCCATCAGCAGCACCAGCGTGCCCTGGGAACGGGCCAGGCCGGGCCAGTCGACGGTGGACTTGGGGTCATCGGGCGCCACGTGCACCGAGATGACGTGGAACTCCTGGCTGACGCCCCGGTGCGTCACCGGCACCCCGGCCATCGCGGGCACCGCGACGGCGCTGGTGATGCCGGGCACGACCAGCACCGGGATGCCGGCCTCCGCGCAGGCGATCATCTCTTCGCCGCCCCGCCCGAAGACGAACGGGTCGCCGCCCTTGAGCCGCACCACGAACTTGCCCTGCCTGGCGCGGTCCACGAGCACGTCGTTGATGGTCTCCTGGGACAGCGAACGGCCGTAGGGGACCTTGGCGGCGTCGATCAGCTCGACGTCGGGGGCGAGCTCGTCGAGCAGGGCGCGCGGCGCGAGCCGGTCGGCGACGACCACGTCGGCCTGCGCCAGGAGCTGCCGCCCCCGCACGGTGATGAGCCCGGGGTCGCCGGGGCCGCCGCCGACGAGGGCGACGCCGACCGGCTTGGTGCGGTTGCGGCGGGCCTCGACGGTGCCGTCGCGGAGGGCCCCGACGACGGCGTCGCGGATGCCGGCGGCCCGCCGGGGGTCGCCGCCCGCGGTGACGGCCACGCTGATCTCGTCGACCCGGCCGGTGGCGGGGGTCCAGGCGGCGGAGGCGTCCTTGTCGTCGGCCCGCACGCACCACACGCGTTTGGCCTCCGCCTCGGCGGCGACCGCGGTGTTGACGGCCCGGTCGTCGGTGCAGGCCTGGACGAGCCAGGCGCCGTCGCAGTCGCCGACCTCGTAAGGCCGCTCGTGCCAGATCACTCTCCCGGCGGCGATGAGGTCGTCGAGGGCCGGGGTCACGTGCGGGGACACGACGGTGACCTCCGCACCGGCCTCCAGGAGCGCGGGCACGCGTCGCTGGGCGACGCGACCGCCGCCGACGACGAGCACCCGGCGGCCGGAAAGCCGCAGGCCGAGGAGGTAGGGACCCATGAGGGGAATCTCCCATTCGCGCAGGTTGTGTTAAGAGGTAAACCTACCGGCTTCGCTTCCGTCATTTGCTGCGCATGGGTTAACGCATGGGTCAACGGCCGTCGAGGAGAGGCTGGCGCGGGTCCCAGCGCGGCCCGCCCTGATCGTCCCTGCGGCGTCTGGCCATCGCTGACAGTGCCTCAAGGATAACCCGGTTGCCGAGGTAGGCGGTGATGTCGGCGTGATCGTACGGCGGCGCCACCTCCACCAGCTCCATGCCGGCGACGGGCAGCTCGTAGCAGATGCGGCGCACCGCGTCGAGGAGCTGGCGGGCGGTCAGGCCGCCGGGCTCGGGCGTGCCGGTGCCGGGCGCGTGGCCGGGGTCGCAGACGTCGATGTCGACCGACAGGAAGATCTGGTCGCACTCGTCGAGGGCGATCGCGAACGACTCGGTCAGCACCTCCTCCAGCCCGCGCGCCACGATCTCGGTCATCTCGTACGAGCGCATCCGCTGCCCGGCCATCCACGACAGCGTCTCCGGCTCGGGCCAGTAGCCGCGCAGCCCGATCTGCAGGAACCGGTCGCCGCGGATGGCGCCGGACTCGATGAGGCGCCGCATGGGCTGCCCGTGGCCGTACAGGTGGCCGAAGGCGATGTCGCCGGTGTCGGCGTGCGCGTCGAAGTGGATCATCGAGGTGCGGCCGGGCGCGTACGCCCGGGCGGTGCCGCGCGCGTCGGGCAGCGCGATCGTGTGGTCGCCGCCGAGCACCAGCGGCATCGCCCCGGAGGCGGCGACGCGGTGCACGGCCTCCTCGATGGCCCGCAGCGAGCCCTCCACGTCGCCGGAGTAGCACTCGACGTCGCCGGCGTCGAGCACCCGCAGGTCCTTGAGCGCGTCCACGCGCAGCGCGAGGCTCGGCCGCGAGCCGTCGTGCGGCAGGTAGCACGCCTGGCGCAGCGCCTGCGGCCCGAACCTGGCGCCCGGCCGGTTGGAGGTGCCGCCGTCGAAGGGGGCGCCGAGGATGACGACGTCGGCGCCCTCGTAGGACGCCGGGTCGCCGACGTCGCAGCGGTCAACTCCAAGGAACGTGCAGTCCGGGCCGTACATCGCGCCGTATCGGGACACAGCTCACCTCCAGTGAGCACCATCCTTACACGGGCTTCTCGGTGACCCCGGCCGAGTCGAACGTGGCCACCTCGTGCATCACCCGCACGGCCGCGCACACCATCGGGTGGGCCAGCAGCGCGCCGGTGCCCTCACCGAGCCGCAGCCCGAGGTCCACGAGGGGACGCAGCCCGAGGCGGTCGAGGGCGGCGGCGTGGCCGGGCTCGGCCGAGCGGTGCCCGGCGACGCAGTGGTCGAGCGCGGCCGGGTCGAGGGCGGCGGCGGCGAGCGCGGCCGCGCCGGCGATCACGCCGTCCAGCAGCACCGGGACGCGGGCCGCCGCGCCGCCGAGGATGAACCCGGCGATGGCGGCGTGCTCGAACCCGCCGACGGCGGCCAGCGTCCGCAGCGCCTCGCTGGCGGAGGAGGTGTCGGCCGGCAGCCCGTTGACGCGCAGCGCCTCGCGGACGACGCTGATCTTGCGTCCGTGGGTCTCGTCGTCGATGCCGGTGCCCCTGCCGGTGACCTCGGCCGGGTCGGCGCCGGTGAAGGCGGAGATCAGGGCGGCCGAGGCGGTGGTGTTGGCGATGCCCATGTCGCCGGTGATGAGGCAGCGCGCCCCGCCGGCCACCAGGTCGCGGGCCACGGTGATGCCCGCCTCCAGCGCCCTGACGGCCTGGTCGACGGTCATGGCGGGGCCGCGCGACAGGTCCGCGGTGCCGTACGCGATCTTGTGCTTGACGAGGGCGGGCGCGTCGGGCAGGTCGGCGGCGACGCCGACGTCCACGACGGTCACCGGCACGCCGGCCTGGGCGGCGAAGGCGTTGGCGACCGCGCCGCCGGCCAGGAAGTTGGCCACCATCTGCACGGTGACCTCCTGCGGCCAGGGCGTGACGCCGGCCGCGTGCACGCCGTGGTCGGCGGCGAAGATGGCCAGCGCGGCGGGGGCCGGCAGGGGCGGCGGGCAGGCGCCGGCCGCGCCGGCCAGCCGGACCGCGACGTCCTCCAGCGCGCCGAGCGAGCCTCGCGGCTTGGTGAGCCGGTCCTGGAGGGCACGGGCCTCGGCGATCGCGGCCGGGTCCGCGGCGCGGATCGCGGCGAGGGTCTCAGCCAGCACGGCGTACCTCCACATGGGTTCGGGGGACTTACGGGACGAGCTGGAGGGCTTCCTCGTAGCGGTCGATCACGACGTCGGCCAGGGTCTCGCAGTCGCCGATGACCTCGGCGCAGCGGATGTCGAGGTCGGGGTGTCCCGCGCCGTACGCCAGCGCCTGCGCCCACACGCGCTCCAGCATGCCGCCCGCGAACAGCAGGTACGGCACCACGATCACCCGCTTGGCCCCGAGCCGGCGGCAGCGTTCGAGCCCGCCGGGCACGCCGGGCGGCGTGACCGACACGAACGCGGTCTCGACGGTCATGAAGTCGTAGGCGTGCGTCTCCCAGAACAGCCGGGACACGCGGTGGACCTCGGCGTTGGCCGCCGGGTCCGTCGAGCCCTCGCCGACCAGCACGATGCCGGTCTCGCCCGGCTCGACGTGCGGGTCCTCGACGACGGGGGCGTCCACGGCGCGCAGCCGGGGCCGGGCGCCGACCAGCTCCAGCGGACGCGGCCGCGACAGGTCGGCGGCGGCTTCGAGCATCCGCTCGGCCAGCAGCGACAGCACCCGCGGGTCGGGGCCGAGTGGCCGGCCGTGGTCGTACATGAGGGTGGGGTGCCGCTGCTGTTCGAGCGCCATGGCGGCGCCGAGGTCGTCGCTGGTCCTGCCGAGGCTGAGCGGCAGCGCGACGAGACGGTGGTGGCCCCTCGCGACCAGCGAGGCGACGGACTCGCTGAGCCGCGGCGTGGCGCGCTCCAGGTAGCCGCCCGAGACGTCGGCGGCCGTCTGGTCGAGGCGGCAGCGGAGCCGGTGTACGAACCTGCCGAACTCCGCGGCGTAGGCGTCATCGTGCGAGCCCTGCCCGATCAGCAGGAGCGGCGGCTTCATCGTGAGGGATTCTCCGGTGCGTTGGACAAGGACACGCGAGGATAACCGATGCGCACCGGTAGGGAACAGGTCACGGTGCGTGCGCGGGCGTCGCGTGCACGACGAAGACGGGGTCGGCGGCGCTCAGGCGGTGGGATCCGTCGGGGTTGACGGTCAGCTCGGCGGTCAGGATCTGCGAGCCCTCGCCCCGGTAGCCGTGCTCGCGCAGCCGGTCGAGCACGGCCGAGACCTGCTCGACGGTGCGCAGCGCGCACACCAGCGAGCGGGGCCGGCGGGCCGCGCAGGCCGCCACCACGTCGGCGCCGCCGCCGCCGACGAACACCGCGTCGGGGTCGGGCAGGGGCTCCAGCGCGGGCGGCGCCTGGCCGCGGGTGAGCGCCACCTTGACGCCGTGTTCGAGCACGTTGGAGCGCAGCAGGGCGCAGCGGGCCTCGTCGCGCTCGACGGCGACGACGGCCGCGCCGTGCCTGGCGCACTCGACGGCGATCTCGCCGACGCCGGCGCCGACGTCCCAGATCAGGTCGCCGAGGCGCGGGCCCAGCTTGGCCAGCACGTACGCCCGCACCTGCGGCGGCAGCCCGGCCCCTTCGAACGGCAGCGCCCACTCGGCGGGCCCCGGCTGCGCCCCGGCCACCCAGCCCGGCTCCTTGGCCTGGTGGTGGAGCGGGTCGACGACGAGGACGACGTCGGGGTCCTTCCACGGCCGGGTGGTGGCCTCGCCCATGCGGCTGTGCGTGACCCGCTGGTCGGGGCCGCCGAGGTCCTCGCAGACGATGAGCGCGCGCGGCGTGGTGGGGGCCAGCTCGCGGGCGATCTCGCCGGGGCCGACGCCCGGGGCGACCAGCAGCGCGACCTTGGGGTGCGCGCGGCAGGCGTTGACCGCCCGGTTGAGCTGGTGGGGGCCGGCGGGCGCGACGACGAGGGCGTCCTCCCAGTTGAGCCCGGCGCAGGCGAAGGCCCGGGTGACCAGCGACGTCGCGGGCAGCACGTCCGGTTTGAGGCCGTGCGCGCGCAGGGCGCGGACGACGCCGAAGAAGCCGGGGTCGCCCTCCGCGATCACCACCGCGGGGCCGTCGCCGTGCTCCAGGTGGTCGTCCAGGGTCTCCAGCAGCGAGCCGTCGGCCGCGGTCGCCGCGGTGAGCTTGAGCTGGCCGAGCACGGGGTCCGGCCCGACCACGAGCCCGGCCTCGCGCAGCCGGTCGAGTGCCCCGGGCGAGAACTCCGTTCCGTCCCAGCCGACAACCGTGATCATCGCGCCTCATCCTCCTCCCCTCCAGAGTGACGGTTGCCGAGAGGTTTCACAAAGGGTGGGAAGGTCAGGACGGCGTGCCTTCCGGCCGGCCGGGAAAGGCCAGGTCGGACGGTATGAGGCTGAAGACCACCAGGTCCTCGCCGGCGAGCGCCGCGCGGGCCACGCCCTCGCGGGTGAAGCCGGCCTTCTCGGCCACGCGCTGGGACTGCGGGTTGTCCACGGCGGCGCGGAGCTGGAGCCGGCTGAAGCCCTGCCGTTCGAACAGCCAGCGGGCGACCCCGAGGACGGCCTCGCCGGCGTAGCCGCGGCCGCGCGCCCAGGGGGCGGTCATGTAGCCGATCTCGGCGGTGCGGTTGGTCCAGTCGAGGTCGCGCAGGTCGACGTTGACGGCGAAGCGACCGGTCGCCGACTCGACGGCGGAGAAGGCGATGCCCGCGCCGCGGAGGCGCACCCGTTCCGCGCCGTCGATGAAGGCCAGGGCGTGCTCGACGCCGTAGCCGCGCGGCACGCCGGTCCTGGCCTGGGTGAGCGGGTCGGCGCCGGTGGCGGCGAGGTCGGCGGCGTCGGCGGGCTCGGGGGCGCGCAGCAGCAGCCGCGCGGTGCGCAGCTCGGCGCGCGGCAGCGCGACGGCGGGGCCGCGGCCGTCGCCGCGCAGCAGGCCGAACACGACCAGGTCGTGCGGGCCGTCGTCCTCCATGACCGCGCCGCGCAGCACGCCTTCCCAGGTGAAGCCCGCCTTCTGGGCGACGCGGAGCGACGGCAGGTTGTCCAGGTTCGCGGTGAGGTCGATGCGGCGCAGCCGGGTCTTGTCGAAGACCCACTCGACGAGCCCGCGCAGCGCCTCGGTGGCCAGGCCGCGGCCCCGGTAGAGGGGGTGCACGCCGTAGCCGACCTCGGTGGTGCCCGCCTCCCAGGAGGTCTTGAACAGGCTGATCGCGCCCACGATGACGCCGTCCACGTCGGTCATGGCGAGGTGGATGCCCTGCCCCGACCTGCGCAGCTCGTGCACGCCCCGGTCCAGCCAGGCGGCGACGCCCGCGGCCTGGGCGGGGGCGCCGGGCGGCAGGAACCGGGCGCCGGACTCCACGACGGACCGGACGCGCACGGCGTCCTGAGGGCCGAACGGCCGCAGGGTCAGGCGGGCCGTGGCGATGGCGACATCCGCATCGAACACGGTCGGCAGGGTACACAGCGGCGATGTTTGCCCACGAAAGCGGGGGTAGGGGCGCTGGGGAGAGGAGTGAGGGAATGATCGAACGTGGGAGCGACAAGCACGGACCCCGCCTGGACGCCCAGCAGAAGCACGAGACCGAGGGGCTGGTGCGCGGTGGCGGCACCACGCACGCCGAGGAGTGGAAGGAGCCTGAGTCCATGCCCGCAGCAGGTGAGGAGCCGATGCAGTCGTACCCGCCCGGCCACGAGCCCGGCGTGCCCGAGGGAATGACGCAGCAGGACGTGGACGTCCGCGCCGACCTGGCCAAATGGCTGAGCGACACCCACTGGCCCAAGTCGAAGGCGGACCTGTTGCGCCACGCCGACGAGTCGGGTGCCCCCGACCGGGTGACCGACATGGTGCGGTCCCTCCCGGAACGCGAGTTCACGAACATGGCCGACGTGGGCGAGGCCCTCGGCCTCGGGGTGGAGAAGCGGAGGTGGTGACCGGTGCGGCTCGACTTCATCCGGCCGCTGTACGAGCGGCGCGGCCCGTACGCGTCGGTGTACCTGGGGGCGCTGACCGGCCCGGAGCGTGAGACGCACTGGCACAGCGTGCGCGACTCGCTCGACGGGGCGGACCCGGCGACGGTCGCGGCGCTGGCGGAGCAGGCCGAGCGGGCCGCTCCCGGCCAGGCGTTGTTCGCCACGCACGGCGAGGTCGTGCTGGCCGAGCCGCTGCCGCGGGCGCCGTACGAGCAGGCCACCTGGTCGCCGCTGCCGCACGTCGCGCCCATGCTGCTGGAGCGCGGCGAGAACGTGCCGCACCTGCGGGTCATCGTGGACCACGCGGGGGCGGAGCTGACGGCGTACGGCGGCGGCGCCCCGCGCAGGTCGGTCGTGGAGGCCGCGTCGTGGCCGCTGCAGAAGACCGCGCAGGGCGGCTGGTCGCAGCGGCGCTACGAGCAGTCCGTCGAGAACGCCTGGGAGCAGAACGCGCAGGCCGTCGCGCACGAGATCGACGAGCAGGTGCGCCGGCTCGGCGCGGAGCTGGTCATCGTGGCCGGCGAGCCGAAGTCGCGCTCCTACCTGCTCCAGCACCTGGGCACCAAGTCGGCCGACCGGGTGCTGATGGTCGAGCACGGCAGCCGCTCCGACCACGGCCAGTTCGAGCAGGACGTGGAGCAGGCGCTCGACGACTGGCTCGACCGCCGCCGCGCCGAGCTGCTGGAACGCCACCAGGAGCAGTCCGGCCCGGTCGGCCTCGCGGAGGTCGCGCGGGTCCTGCGCGACGGCCGGGCGCACGCGCTGCTGCTGCCCGGCGAGCTGCCGGAGCAGGTCTGGGTCGGCGAGGGCGGCGCCCAGCTCCACACCGACGAGGGCGAGCTGCGGAGCTGGGGCGTGGAGCAGCCGCAGCGCGACCGCGCGGACGCCGCCCTGGCCAGGGCCGCCGCGATGACGGACGCCGAGCTGTGGTTCAGCGACGCCGTCAAGGACGTGGCGGCCGTGCTCAGGTACTGATGATCACTTCGAGGGTGCGGGGGCCGTGGACGCCCTCCACCCGGTTGAGCTCGATGTCGCTGGTGGCCGACGGGCCGCTGATCCAGGTCAGCGGCCGGGACGGGTCGAGCCGGGCGATCGCCTCGGGCACCGAGGAGACGATCTGGTCGGCCCGCACCACGCACAGGTGG encodes:
- the cobA gene encoding uroporphyrinogen-III C-methyltransferase, producing the protein MGPYLLGLRLSGRRVLVVGGGRVAQRRVPALLEAGAEVTVVSPHVTPALDDLIAAGRVIWHERPYEVGDCDGAWLVQACTDDRAVNTAVAAEAEAKRVWCVRADDKDASAAWTPATGRVDEISVAVTAGGDPRRAAGIRDAVVGALRDGTVEARRNRTKPVGVALVGGGPGDPGLITVRGRQLLAQADVVVADRLAPRALLDELAPDVELIDAAKVPYGRSLSQETINDVLVDRARQGKFVVRLKGGDPFVFGRGGEEMIACAEAGIPVLVVPGITSAVAVPAMAGVPVTHRGVSQEFHVISVHVAPDDPKSTVDWPGLARSQGTLVLLMAVERLAKVAEALLRDGRSPDTPVMVVQDGTLPTQRAVSASLSTVADRVSAAGIRPPAIVVVGDVVRVGQEVEMVRAERLP
- the speB gene encoding agmatinase, yielding MSRYGAMYGPDCTFLGVDRCDVGDPASYEGADVVILGAPFDGGTSNRPGARFGPQALRQACYLPHDGSRPSLALRVDALKDLRVLDAGDVECYSGDVEGSLRAIEEAVHRVAASGAMPLVLGGDHTIALPDARGTARAYAPGRTSMIHFDAHADTGDIAFGHLYGHGQPMRRLIESGAIRGDRFLQIGLRGYWPEPETLSWMAGQRMRSYEMTEIVARGLEEVLTESFAIALDECDQIFLSVDIDVCDPGHAPGTGTPEPGGLTARQLLDAVRRICYELPVAGMELVEVAPPYDHADITAYLGNRVILEALSAMARRRRDDQGGPRWDPRQPLLDGR
- the cobT gene encoding nicotinate-nucleotide--dimethylbenzimidazole phosphoribosyltransferase, yielding MWRYAVLAETLAAIRAADPAAIAEARALQDRLTKPRGSLGALEDVAVRLAGAAGACPPPLPAPAALAIFAADHGVHAAGVTPWPQEVTVQMVANFLAGGAVANAFAAQAGVPVTVVDVGVAADLPDAPALVKHKIAYGTADLSRGPAMTVDQAVRALEAGITVARDLVAGGARCLITGDMGIANTTASAALISAFTGADPAEVTGRGTGIDDETHGRKISVVREALRVNGLPADTSSASEALRTLAAVGGFEHAAIAGFILGGAAARVPVLLDGVIAGAAALAAAALDPAALDHCVAGHRSAEPGHAAALDRLGLRPLVDLGLRLGEGTGALLAHPMVCAAVRVMHEVATFDSAGVTEKPV
- a CDS encoding sirohydrochlorin chelatase encodes the protein MKPPLLLIGQGSHDDAYAAEFGRFVHRLRCRLDQTAADVSGGYLERATPRLSESVASLVARGHHRLVALPLSLGRTSDDLGAAMALEQQRHPTLMYDHGRPLGPDPRVLSLLAERMLEAAADLSRPRPLELVGARPRLRAVDAPVVEDPHVEPGETGIVLVGEGSTDPAANAEVHRVSRLFWETHAYDFMTVETAFVSVTPPGVPGGLERCRRLGAKRVIVVPYLLFAGGMLERVWAQALAYGAGHPDLDIRCAEVIGDCETLADVVIDRYEEALQLVP
- a CDS encoding bifunctional cobalt-precorrin-7 (C(5))-methyltransferase/cobalt-precorrin-6B (C(15))-methyltransferase: MITVVGWDGTEFSPGALDRLREAGLVVGPDPVLGQLKLTAATAADGSLLETLDDHLEHGDGPAVVIAEGDPGFFGVVRALRAHGLKPDVLPATSLVTRAFACAGLNWEDALVVAPAGPHQLNRAVNACRAHPKVALLVAPGVGPGEIARELAPTTPRALIVCEDLGGPDQRVTHSRMGEATTRPWKDPDVVLVVDPLHHQAKEPGWVAGAQPGPAEWALPFEGAGLPPQVRAYVLAKLGPRLGDLIWDVGAGVGEIAVECARHGAAVVAVERDEARCALLRSNVLEHGVKVALTRGQAPPALEPLPDPDAVFVGGGGADVVAACAARRPRSLVCALRTVEQVSAVLDRLREHGYRGEGSQILTAELTVNPDGSHRLSAADPVFVVHATPAHAP
- a CDS encoding GNAT family N-acetyltransferase, with the protein product MFDADVAIATARLTLRPFGPQDAVRVRSVVESGARFLPPGAPAQAAGVAAWLDRGVHELRRSGQGIHLAMTDVDGVIVGAISLFKTSWEAGTTEVGYGVHPLYRGRGLATEALRGLVEWVFDKTRLRRIDLTANLDNLPSLRVAQKAGFTWEGVLRGAVMEDDGPHDLVVFGLLRGDGRGPAVALPRAELRTARLLLRAPEPADAADLAATGADPLTQARTGVPRGYGVEHALAFIDGAERVRLRGAGIAFSAVESATGRFAVNVDLRDLDWTNRTAEIGYMTAPWARGRGYAGEAVLGVARWLFERQGFSRLQLRAAVDNPQSQRVAEKAGFTREGVARAALAGEDLVVFSLIPSDLAFPGRPEGTPS
- a CDS encoding DUF2795 domain-containing protein, coding for MIERGSDKHGPRLDAQQKHETEGLVRGGGTTHAEEWKEPESMPAAGEEPMQSYPPGHEPGVPEGMTQQDVDVRADLAKWLSDTHWPKSKADLLRHADESGAPDRVTDMVRSLPEREFTNMADVGEALGLGVEKRRW
- a CDS encoding baeRF2 domain-containing protein produces the protein MRLDFIRPLYERRGPYASVYLGALTGPERETHWHSVRDSLDGADPATVAALAEQAERAAPGQALFATHGEVVLAEPLPRAPYEQATWSPLPHVAPMLLERGENVPHLRVIVDHAGAELTAYGGGAPRRSVVEAASWPLQKTAQGGWSQRRYEQSVENAWEQNAQAVAHEIDEQVRRLGAELVIVAGEPKSRSYLLQHLGTKSADRVLMVEHGSRSDHGQFEQDVEQALDDWLDRRRAELLERHQEQSGPVGLAEVARVLRDGRAHALLLPGELPEQVWVGEGGAQLHTDEGELRSWGVEQPQRDRADAALARAAAMTDAELWFSDAVKDVAAVLRY